The Borrelia maritima genome includes a window with the following:
- a CDS encoding ErpL protein has protein sequence MDTKKEELVGGLTNLTLEVCSKGQSEEQVVQGVAEDSKLKEIEKQIKELKEKIEKSDGKTSLKTYADYEKKVKGLAEKLDKLKIKEEEIKNGLKGLKENLKKKKDEREKALEEAKDKLKNFKNQVGSAGGQTYGHQVQNRGGIGLQAWNCVNKLGLNGNYSRDTSNSDQLANKVIEDALTKIEEELREIVEKNKE, from the coding sequence TTGGATACAAAAAAAGAAGAGTTAGTTGGGGGCCTTACAAATCTTACATTAGAAGTTTGTTCAAAAGGGCAATCTGAAGAGCAAGTAGTTCAAGGTGTTGCTGAAGATTCAAAATTAAAAGAGATTGAAAAGCAAATAAAAGAATTAAAGGAAAAGATAGAAAAATCGGATGGAAAAACTTCTCTTAAAACATATGCTGATTATGAAAAAAAAGTAAAAGGATTAGCTGAAAAATTAGACAAATTAAAAATTAAAGAAGAAGAAATTAAAAATGGATTAAAGGGGCTTAAAGAGAACTTAAAAAAGAAAAAAGATGAAAGGGAAAAAGCTTTAGAGGAAGCTAAAGATAAGCTTAAAAATTTTAAAAATCAAGTTGGTTCTGCTGGTGGACAAACTTATGGTCATCAAGTTCAAAATCGGGGGGGTATTGGCTTACAAGCTTGGAATTGTGTTAATAAATTGGGTTTAAATGGAAATTATTCTCGTGATACTAGCAATAGCGATCAATTGGCAAATAAAGTTATAGAGGATGCACTTACAAAGATTGAGGAAGAGCTTAGGGAGATTGTAGAAAAGAACAAAGAATAA
- a CDS encoding TM2 domain-containing protein — translation MLYFQKECKIISKAFDEIYCHSCSKAIKKDAEIYIAYGVKNKHAQESYNKTTIFLLCLLLRFLGAYRFYVSKTRTGLLYLFTGGILLVGVLLDIINISKNTFQKGI, via the coding sequence ATGCTGTATTTTCAAAAGGAGTGTAAAATTATCTCAAAAGCTTTTGATGAAATATATTGCCACTCATGTAGCAAGGCAATTAAAAAAGATGCTGAAATTTATATTGCGTATGGGGTTAAAAATAAACATGCTCAAGAATCTTACAACAAAACAACAATATTTTTATTGTGCCTGCTTCTAAGGTTTTTGGGAGCTTATAGATTTTATGTAAGTAAAACCAGAACCGGTTTATTATACCTATTTACAGGTGGCATTTTATTAGTTGGAGTTTTGCTTGATATTATCAACATATCAAAAAATACCTTTCAAAAAGGGATTTAA